Below is a window of Colletes latitarsis isolate SP2378_abdomen chromosome 5, iyColLati1, whole genome shotgun sequence DNA.
attcgtttccgAAAATTTAATGTGAGGTTAGAAGTATTGCcataaaatttcatgcgtatgtttaaaacatcataacttctgaacggattggaggattttaatgtttcaaaatgcaaataacgcgtattttggtgaagaatatgtacaaattccaAGACTAatcggaaagttgttccttaatcacgtaaagttagaaaaacccgataaaaatggtccaattttcaaacggctataactcctacaatagtcactcgatttcactgaaatttagtctggaagtaaagctcatggatacttacaaaaaagtattaaacaacttttctgtacagcgtcaaacaaagttattaaaaatcaaaaacgagtttttaagaaaaatcgacaggggataggtgcagaaatttttcgacgaaattgaaaaatttcaaatcgttctggaaaaattatttttagttgcaagggtctattacaagcatttttggtcaacagacataccctcgaaatcctactcagtttcgaggaaaaaattcgagtcgatggacaaattttttcgataaaattaaaaaatttcaaatcattctggaaaaattattttcgattgcgggagtcaattacaatcatttttggttcatagacatacccccgaattcctacgtacttcggagaaaaaaattcgagtaagaagataaatttttcgagaaaattaaaaaacttcaaatcgttctggaaaaattatttttggttgcgggtgtcaattacaatcttttttggtgaatagacatacccccgaattcctacgtacttcggagaaaaaaaattcttttccgaaaatatactgtgtggccaaaaatgtttccccgaaatttcatgcgtatgtttaaaaaatcataacttctgaacgaattggaggattttaatgtttcaaaatgcaaacaatgcgtattaatagagctctagagccccataataattattatcgcgtgcacgcagctgttcgctaaTTACCGTTCTGTatacatatttataattttaattttaacacagcaAAGTTTTAACTGATATTAAAGATACACACAGTAATTATAAGAATAGACAAATAATCATATTACGAAATAATACAGGTACCATTAGAGAGGACATGTGCAGATGCATTTATAGAACCTCATTGGTGTGCTTGCCTTAGTTGGCAAGAAATCTCAATTGATGACGATATCGTAATTGCTGCAGCCAAATATTTTGTTCAATTTCTTAATATTTATACGGAAGATCATCGTGACATATGTAAAGATTTacaattaaaagaaatattgtggGCTGCTAAACTTATACCTAATAAAGGTATCATGAATAATTTTGGTCTTTTAATTCTGTAATTTATGTGTGTTTAAGATTAATAAAGGTTCATAAAATGTTCATAGGTttattgaaatttcaaaaatctgGAGATCAAGATGGATTCATAGGAGATTTTAGTGCAAAAACAAAAATGACAACTGAAACTTATCAATTGAAAGTAAAAACAGAGCCAGGAGATGCATTATTTGAAGTAAGCATCACTTATGATATAAGGAAGAATATATATTCAACCAAAGTAAGTTCGTTAGTAAAAATATTCTACTAATGTGATACAAATTTTACAAACTCATGTTTGATATATGTAAAAGTATATAAAATCTGTTGGATTTTAGATTTCAGATGTTAGTAGAATTAACATGTATGGATCTCAAGCAAGATGCGTGGAAAATTCTTTATTTCATTTACGCAAATATTGTTATTGCAGAGATTAAAAAAGAGATGCTTAATTATAGTTAATTAGACTTAAAGTATACTTTAGTTACTATATAATtcggtaaaaattataattgaacaaatttaaacatcgCATTCATTATGAAACAAAGTAATGAGATTATTAGTTTTATTCTTTATAAGAATGTAGTAAGTCCTACAAATGTTACCGCACAGTTTACCTCACTATGTACAATGTTAAGTTGCCAAGTTGATAGGATAACTAAATACAGTAGAGCCCATATAAGTGACCACGCTCGGGATCGGCtgcggtcacttatgtgggcataGTTACTTCTCAGAATTGAACGGAGATAAGAAAAGAGGATAAGTACAAGTGAGATACAATAACTGGCATCTGAAACTATATATACAATGTATGTATCGATAGCAACCGGCGTCAAGTTACTTgcttggcttctaagaattggtgggggATAACCGCGGTCAATTAAGTGGGCAAAAAtgcggtcacttatgtgggcactactgtatttaATGTAAATAGTGCACAATCTACTACTATTAATACTTAATTGAGCTATTTCAATGTTTATATAATAAatcaattttattgaaaaattacacTTATATACAAATTTCTGTTTCCTTATGCTTACTGTGAAAGAGAGTATTCTCCAAATTGATGAACAAATGTTGTAATTTCACGAGCAGTGGCATCTACCAATAGAAACCCAACGTTTTGTACATGCGATGGATCATACGGAAAGTATTCTTGGCCTCTACAGTCTTTGGCTGTTACTTGCAGAACTAATGTACTAACTGACAAATGTGAATCTTCTTTCTTAtgtactctaaaataattaGACATTATGCACATGAGAATATGAGTTTATACAACCTGAATTGAATTGAATGAATTATGCAACCTTATTAAATCTTTATAAATAGCTTTGGTAGTATTTAAATATGGATCTAAAACATCTTCATATTGACAAATTACTCCTCCAAGAACAAGCatttgaaaaatacgaaatatgaATTCCTCCCGTTCATCTTTTAGATATAAATTATACTCTGGGCATTCATTGTCCAATAACATCTACAAATATTAatgtacgaataaatttataatactaAAAGATTAATTATGTAAAATGAAAATTCTTACTCCTCTAAGATTATCAGAAACTAAAAGACTTTCAACTTCCATATCATATCTTTTACAAATAGTTCCAGTCTTCTGTACAATTCCATTTTTCGGATCTTTCATTTTATCAAAAAATGACATACTTAAAATGGAACAAGGCACAGGTTTTATCTCTACATGTGATGCAATTATACCTATCAATAATAAAAaatctaataataaataatactatATTATGAAAGATATTTCTACTACCTTGTTTTGCCCAACAATTTCCTTGTTTTGTTAATAGTTCTTTTGCAACAGTGTCATTTTTAAAGAATGTCTAGGGataattaaaatacaaataactgagaagaaaattgtaaaactaaataatttttcgaaatactATTTACTGAATTACTACTGAattgtaattatatttattataaaatgtacAACAATTAACTAACTTCTGCTAAATGATATTTGTGATATTGCTGAAAAGGTTCATTGAATGAAAAATGTTGAATAACAAAATTTCCATTTAGTCCCCTGCAAAATCGAAAAGCGATTCGTTATAATAGTTGCGATATTAAAACTGTATATACATAAGTATATACATCttatataaatgatataatGTCTAAACACGCATTTATAGATACAAAGAGACGAAGAAAAAACGTAATTCTTGTAGTAAAATTAAATCGAAAATACAGAATGCCTTATATGTtacgaaatatttataaacttgAGAAAGAATTATGTTATCATTACCATTTAGAAAGTAATTCTTGTGtcgttttattataaattctaaCGTAATTCTTTTGTGGCAAAGGTACAAATGTATATTTAGGTTCGACTTCCATTGTTAAACAATTACACATATCCTTACTATGGAAACGGAAAACAATAAATATGTATTGTATATGTACCGTTTATGTAtgcatttttatattaaaatatgaatactttttaaaattatgtaatttctaattatatacatacataattagaaaaaatatACGTATTTGAACATGAAATTGTTATTCGcaaatgtatacatataaaacttATTAAAGAAATTTCAATTATGTATCTATGAACTTTGTCATgtacttatttttattaataataaaataaatagacaATATTCTACGTATAGCATTTGTGGTAAATTTTATTGAATTCTACATTGATAAATGCGTCGATGCAATGTTATCATACCAAATAGTAGCAAATACGTAAATATACTGTATATTGACTATAGTTTTCAGCTTGAAAAGCTCTTAGAACTTAGGACTCTTGGAAGACCATGGCGCCGAATCAACGTCAACGTCAACTTTTTATTTCAAAGAAAGAATTGAAAAAGCTCAATGGCAGAAGATTCTCAAAGTAgagataataatatttatagttTTTTCATTAATAAGAAACAACTAGGATATTTTTCTATTGTATCGTATCTAACAAACTTAAACATATTGTTTGCCGGTTAACCTTTTCTGTCAATTTTTCGTGGcatttatttattaacgaaTTTTAGATATTTCAAACATTTTACATTGTAACACTTGTGTTCTTGATAAGTTCgcacattatatatttttgtgacaGATTCTTTTATTTAggataattgaaaataatagtATAAATTTAGGATAAATACGTAAAAAATCATAGAGGAGATTAAAGATATATATTTCAGACCAGAAGAATCGTCGGACGTCGGACTTATTTATCCTAGTGTGGATACAGCATTTAAATTACTTTTATCAGCTAGATTTTGCTCAGCTACATGGAGTCATATAACAGATTGcgatgaaacatacaattattgGGAACCAGTAAGGATCACCTCTTATTCTAATgtcttattatattattattctttatttatttaatgttgTCAAAGAAGAATTATGTTTTTATcttgtaatttttataattgaatAATGTAGTGATGAAAGCAAAATATTCTGAGTTTAACCAGTTGTATTATATTATTTCTTTTGAATAAAtgagttatttattttataagagTATTTCATTTTGTCTgtcacgttttttttttattttatgctataaaaatttaatatttttaaaaaattaaattttattaatttttatagagTCATTACTTATTATATGGAACCGGCCAACAAACATGGGAATATAGTCCACAGTTTGCATTAAGGTCTTACATGTATTTATTAATTCATATGGTACCAGCAAAACTCTACCATTATTTGCTAGAACCAAATCCTGTTCTAGTCTTCTATTTTGTAAGATGCCTTCTATCACTAGGATGTGCATTATCTGAAGCATACTTTTATAAGTATGTATCAATGCTATGACTAGTAGAAGCAACTGGTGGAAATGTTGTATGAGTTTTATTGTTTCAGAAATGTGTGTAGAGAATTTGGAATTCACATAGGCAGATTGACATTAGTGTTCCTTATTTTCAGTTCTGGCATGTACATTGCCAGTGCTGCATTTTTACCATCTTCCTTCTCAATGTGTGTATATAAAAGCAATGGTGTTTGAAAAAATAATgaagtaataattatttaaatttatcctatttatacatatatatttattatataggtATTTAAGTACTACTGCTACAGCTGCATGGTATGGAAGACAGTATGAATTAGCTATTTTTGCCACTGCCATATCTGCCCTATTAGGATGGCCATTTGTTGCATTACTTgggtattattaatatatacataagtttttatatattacagaatcagaaatatgtacTTTTTCTCATATTCTTTATAGATTACCAATTGCAATGGAAATGTTAATACACAAGCATGAGTGGAGTAAATTTATGAAATGGGTAATCATATCTGGTGTTGTTGTTTTGGTGCCAATGGTATGGATTGATTCAATGTACTATGGTAAATTAGTAATAGCACCATTAAACATTGTAATGTACAATGTTTTCACTAATCATGGTCCAAATCTTTATGGAACTGAACCTCTTAGTTATTATATTTACAACGGATTTTTAAActtcaatttcatttttattggcgCACTTTGGGCTCCATTTGGATTGGTAATATTTacgaaatttattatatttaaagcTTTGcaacttttaatatttcaataagTCATACAGTTTTTAGTGTGGTTAATTGTACCATCGCGACCAAGAGATCGACTTTGTTTATCTTACTGGTACTCTTTGGCACCATTGTACCTTTGGTTTCTGGTCTTCTTTTTACAACCTCATAAGGTGAATTGAATAGAACTCCTTGTGCGTTAATATTAATGTGAAATATGAATATACATAACAAAAATTTGTCTACAGGAAGAACGATTTTTATTTCCTGTATATCCAATGATTTGTTTGGCTGGAGCAATAGCTGTGGATGTCATTCAAAAATTGTACTTTTTCATTAGAACGAAACTTAGTCCCTTGCATATTGCTTACCATTATTTACAATATACTATACATATTACGCTCATGACGATCTTAATATGTGGTCTTCTTGGTATATCGAGATCATTGGCAATATATAAAggtacatagaacttaatataatataattatatctTCCTTTTAAGGTATTTATAAACTTCAAACATTAATgacttaaaaaataaattttgtgtCGTCATACTAGGTTACTATGCTCCAatggaaataatgatcgaaactaaTAAACTTGAGTCAGAAGGAGAAATATTCAAGGatacaaatatcaatttttgtatTGGTAAAGAATGGCATCGATTTCCAAGTAGTTTTTTCTTTCCATCGAATAAGTGAGTTATAGAATAAATATGTTTTAAAATTGCTacgattaatataaattttcttcaaatataatagaacaatattatttttagttggagacTTCAGTATTTAAGGTCAGAGTTTAAGGGACAATTACCACAAGCTTTCTTAGATCATGAAAATGCAACTAGTCTAATACAATCACATTTTAATGATGTAAACAGAGAAGAACCAACACGTTATGtaagttattatttttaatagattTGAGAAACATTTAATATAATCACTAATAATTGTTTCTTATATTCAGTTCAGTTTAGATAAATGCCATTTTGTATTAGACTTGGACATTGGCACTGAGACAGCTTTAGAACCAAATTATTCTCGATTAATGGATAATTTTACAATAATAAAATCATCTAAATTTTTAGATTCCACAAGGTGAGTGCATTAACTCCTCAACAACAGGCTCTGTATCTCGTACgaaccctgtgattttcacataTCGCCGGCGTCAGTAAGAGATACAGACCaccgtaattttttatttactttgtcTTTAATATagttattaatatatattattatttaagaacaatattttaagCACTTATCGCTTACCTTTCAGATcacatcgatattttagagcattttATCTACCTTTCGCGTCACACCGATTTTgtacatatggctcatataatttattacaaaatactAAATTTAAGTTGATTTCCCCTGTGTCAAAAGAAAAGAATACAAAATCTTCTTGAATGGAGATACTGGGATATgtctataattttaataaacaggGTTTTTATCAGGGAAATTATACCAAAAACTGAAGTAATTCGAGACAATTAAAATacgttcaaaattaaatatagtACATAAGTACACTTACTACCTACATAGTGAAAAGTTTTTGTATCAAATTTTTAGTAGACCAGAATTTGTTTCAACAAACATTAATTAATGCATGaaacatatatatatgtatgtttataTAATAATTGATACGCATATAAAGTGTATTTCAAATGGAATAGAAATGATTTTATGTTGCTTATATGACAATTAATTTGCATTATTGGAACACTAGTAGATATGAAAAGTGAATATGctcataaattataatacattTATGAAAAATTCCATTACCTTAGAGTTTCAACACAGAAATGTTGAATTCATCTAAATATTATATACGTACATGCTAAACGTTATATATTGGAAAGTATTTTAATTAATCTCTTGTATTGGTGTAGCCATAGCATAATTGTGTAAACATAAATTCCAGTAAGTGACCAAATATCGTTATATGTATGGTAAGTCTTTCACTCATGCAATTAATTCGATCCAAACCTTACCGCGTAAATCAAATTGTATAAATATGCTGTACTTTTGATATAAAATcttaattttaaaagataattGAAGTTAGAAATAACCGTATATGTTTTCAAGTAcagaaaaatttaagaaataaaaacaTCATCTAATATGTAAGCATATACATACCTATACAATATGTATTAGAACATCTATAAAATATGTATTAGGACATAAATGGTCATACAACCGCATAATCTATGTATTCATGTAACTCAAGAATTTACTGTTTTTATCTCTTAGAATAGTCATTTATAGGGTATACATGATACTAGTTCACATAATGATAAAAACAGAGTAACTAAAACATTACCTTTTGCCTGGGTGAATAGTATttcttaacaatttttttattaaattcacaCATGCTTTTGCATATAATTAAGTACTTATTTTATAATCTACAAATTTTTGTACATATATTAGTGAAAGAttaagtaatatatttttgaaaatgtaaatataataatttcattGTAAATACACTATAAATTATTGTATGATCTTTTAGAAATATCCAGCTACAAGTTACTATAATTAACGTTAATTACATCGAAATCTTGTACTTTTCAGAAATGTAGTGTATGTTTATTTAAGGTAGTGTGAACAATTGTTACCAAGGAGTATATATTCCATTAAACctttttaattctaaaaaaacatACTTTGATTCACCTTATGCAAATTTTGAGTGCATCCAATTACTATAATATgtacataataataattaaatgtaaTTCATGACATTTTATTTAAGTACTTACTAATGTGAACGTgatttgtaaaattaatttaaacaaatttcatttcttTCTTGATATATTTATGTTTTGATCACGATTAATTGTATATTGTTCGTTTTTTCTCTTGCTTTATCATTATCTAATTACTAACTTTCGACATAAATATTCTGTAATCTTTAAATAAAATGTTTCGTTTCTGAATAAGAATGCAGAACGTATAACGAAATTTCACATTCCTCGTAATATCGCTATTAGAAATACGAACATTTTTTCATTcgtgacaatttttattttatttagtttttcAATTATATATGATTTTTGTAGTGACCCGAAATTTTAAAAcctttttaaaaaatgtacaaaCTCCATTTAGAACAAATTTATGTAaaccatttttaaatgtttctgAAGTTTAATCGAAGAAAGATTGTTTATTTAAAGAATTCTAGTATGTCCCCAAACTTTTCAGATAATTGCATTGAGTACTTCATATCATGCTTCATAtcaaaatatatacatatatcaatattaataaaattttattttagtcaGGATTTTAAGATATAATTCCAATTTACGTCGATTTTGCAATCTTATCAAATTTTAGCCAATTATCAAAATGATTTATCTTTACCTGCATTCAAGCATGATTAGACGTTCTCGGCAGCTTTTTCTTCattagaattaaatttttagCGCCGTGTGTACGTACTAAACGGCGCCTCCGTCTGTTTGATGTTAAATAACCATTTTAAAATCAACAACGCCCTAAGATTTGGGTAAACAAGCCTTTAAATTGTATTCATCCATGCATGTCTTAGAGACAAGAAAATTTCTGTTGGAGTATTTAAACGGCGTTGACGACAGAATGTTTGATTAATGATAAAATTGGCATTTATCGTAATGTAGTACTTTACACCGTCTGACGCGAAGTACCAAATACGATTCGTGGCAGTGTCGCGGAAAAGTCGATGTAAAATGGAAACGGTGGATTTCGATgacgaacagactcatactcatTCCATAAAATTACCGGCGGCAGTCGAGGTGtttgcaaatttaaaaaatgctcAAAATTTCGCAATCGACGTCGGTATGTATCTCATCTAACATTACATATCACGATATCCTAGGAGCTTATTTTTAATCTTACTAaacaagaaaaatatttaacctGTAGTCGTCAAACTCTACAATGGTATTTGAGTAAACTCTGTACAGAATAAACTTTGATATAACCGATCTCGATCTGATAGATTTTAGATTTAACGACCAGAATTTTATCGTCCAATGTTGATACATTCCTAAATTACGTGCAACATAGTTTTTTTCCTtgttttaaaattgaattttttcaagACCATGTCACCTCAGTTTATATGGGAGAGCTGGTGGGAATCCtcaatcaaatttatttttagtgaCAAGAATTTTTGATAAAAGATTATTTTACTGTTGGTCAGGATTTTGTGTCACATAAATTAATATAGTAATTTCATTTCATGTTTAGTTCACAGCTAAGATGGTCTTGACTATTCACAATTTGCttctatatattttattttatttctacatCATGTTAAATTaatgtaatttaaaataaacaagtaacattatttaaaataacctCTGGTGTCAATTTTAATTGAATCCTATAAACTAATGACTAACAGCATTAAtattatgaaaataatttttaggtGAAAAAAAACAGATTGTTTATAGCTATTTGTGATAATTCCTCTTTTGTAAATGATATCAATACCTTGCCAgtgtatattaaaataaatatgaggATGATCAACTAAATAATTTATCTTCtgaatgaaaaaaaaacatatcattttttgttgttgttaataAACAATGATAAAATTTGTGagtgatttatttttatatatttcttattATCTTATATGTATTATACTCACATACAGTtcaatttgtaaattttaatgtaaaaatggATTGTATTATGCTTAAAACTACATAATCTGTTATTTAACTAACTTTTAGTTTTGTATAGATACTATTTATAGATATAACTTTTCTCATAAAGTTAATTTAATCAAGGTTTTACTGTATATACTACtaaatatttcattaaatataaataacatATTTAGAGCATAGTTACACACATGATTAATGATCATAATAAAGTATCATTATACTTTGTTTGTAAGGATGActatttttcatttaataattGCAGGCTTATCATTGACCAAAATAGCTTATTATTCAACAGTTAGTTATCGTAAAGCACTGTATGAAGATGCAGGCTTAGGGAATAGTGGTGAACGAGCATACAAAGTTCATGAAGGAAATAGACTTCACTTTGTTAAATTTGAAACAAGATACA
It encodes the following:
- the LOC143341765 gene encoding cilia- and flagella-associated protein 300, producing MCNCLTMEVEPKYTFVPLPQKNYVRIYNKTTQELLSKWGLNGNFVIQHFSFNEPFQQYHKYHLAETFFKNDTVAKELLTKQGNCWAKQGIIASHVEIKPVPCSILSMSFFDKMKDPKNGIVQKTGTICKRYDMEVESLLVSDNLRGMLLDNECPEYNLYLKDEREEFIFRIFQMLVLGGVICQYEDVLDPYLNTTKAIYKDLIRVHKKEDSHLSVSTLVLQVTAKDCRGQEYFPYDPSHVQNVGFLLVDATAREITTFVHQFGEYSLSQ
- the Alg9 gene encoding alpha-1,2-mannosyltransferase Alg9, translating into MAPNQRQRQLFISKKELKKLNGRRFSKPEESSDVGLIYPSVDTAFKLLLSARFCSATWSHITDCDETYNYWEPSHYLLYGTGQQTWEYSPQFALRSYMYLLIHMVPAKLYHYLLEPNPVLVFYFVRCLLSLGCALSEAYFYKNVCREFGIHIGRLTLVFLIFSSGMYIASAAFLPSSFSMYLSTTATAAWYGRQYELAIFATAISALLGWPFVALLGLPIAMEMLIHKHEWSKFMKWVIISGVVVLVPMVWIDSMYYGKLVIAPLNIVMYNVFTNHGPNLYGTEPLSYYIYNGFLNFNFIFIGALWAPFGLFLVWLIVPSRPRDRLCLSYWYSLAPLYLWFLVFFLQPHKEERFLFPVYPMICLAGAIAVDVIQKLYFFIRTKLSPLHIAYHYLQYTIHITLMTILICGLLGISRSLAIYKGYYAPMEIMIETNKLESEGEIFKDTNINFCIGKEWHRFPSSFFFPSNNWRLQYLRSEFKGQLPQAFLDHENATSLIQSHFNDVNREEPTRYFSLDKCHFVLDLDIGTETALEPNYSRLMDNFTIIKSSKFLDSTRSHRYFRAFYLPFASHRFCTYGSYNLLQNTKFKLISPVSKEKNTKSS